A window of Anolis sagrei isolate rAnoSag1 chromosome 13, rAnoSag1.mat, whole genome shotgun sequence contains these coding sequences:
- the CALML6 gene encoding calmodulin-like protein 6, with product MTEALTPAQITEYKGIFEMFDEEGNDLVKTSELERLMSLIGINPTKRELVTMAKDVDKDNKGTFNCDAFLVLMGIYHEKSKNQDEELRAAFKVFDQEHKGYIEWNTLKYVLTNAGEPLDEHEAELMMKEADKDGDGTIDYEEFVAMMTGESFKLTQ from the exons ATG ACAGAGGCGTTGACGCCAGCGCAGATCACTGAGTACAAGGGCATCTTTGAGATGTTTGACGAAGAGGGGAACGACTTGGTGAAAACGTCCGAGCTGGAGCGGCTCATGAGCCTGATCGGCATCAACCCAACCAAGAGGGAACTGGTGACGATGGCAAAGGATGTGGACAAAGACA aTAAAGGCACCTTCAACTGCGACGCCTTCCTCGTTTTGATGGGAATCTACCACGAGAAGTCCAAAAACCAAGACGAAGAGTTGAGAGCGGCCTTCAAAGTCTTCGACCAAGAACACAAAGGCTACATTGAGTGGAACACCTTGAA GTATGTGCTGACAAATGCTGGAGAGCCATTGGATGAACATGAAGCGGAGCTCATGATGAAAGAAGCCGACAAGGACGGGGATGGGACCATTGATTATGAAG AATTCGTGGCCATGATGACTGGTGAATCTTTCAAACTGACCCAATAA